A window from Citrus sinensis cultivar Valencia sweet orange chromosome 3, DVS_A1.0, whole genome shotgun sequence encodes these proteins:
- the LOC102608335 gene encoding transcription termination factor MTERF4, chloroplastic — protein sequence MSIRSYFGIRKSSFLLVHPELPAFTCWRPQLESLSTFGITGNHGGAIRLIARSRYSFADRNVDASVRNPSTVRLGRKQGGSSSLYSRPSILEMKNERMANRAKVYDFLQGIGIVPDELDGLELPVTVEVMRERVDFLHNLGLTIEDINNYPLVLGCSVKKNMIPVLDYLGKLGVRKSTFTEFLRRYPQVLHSSVVVDLAPVVKYLQGLDIKPNDIPRVLERYPEVLGFKLEGTMSTSVAYLVGIGVSRREIGGVLTRYPDILGMRVGRVIKPFVEYLESLGIPRLAVARLIEKKPYILGFGLEERVKPNVESLLEFSVRKEALPVVVAQYPEIIGIDLKPKLLGQQSLLNSAIDSSSKDFGSIVEKMPQVVNASNSAVTRHVDFLKSCGFFLQQVRQIVVECPQVLALNLDIMKLSFDYFQREMQRPLDDLVVFPAFFTYGLESTIKPRHKMIARKGLQCSLSWLLNCSDEKFKERMNYDTIDLEEMDAMPSFDMNTLMEQRSDESASEYEEDSDDEYA from the coding sequence ATGAGTATAAGAAGCTATTTTGGCATTAGAAAATCCAGTTTTTTGCTTGTACACCCAGAGTTACCTGCTTTTACATGTTGGAGACCCCAGTTAGAATCTTTATCAACTTTTGGAATCACTGGTAATCATGGAGGTGCGATTAGGTTGATTGCAAGGTCCCGGTACTCATTTGCCGATAGAAATGTGGATGCATCTGTGCGCAATCCCAGCACTGTTCGTTTGGGTCGGAAGCAAGGAGGTTCCTCATCTTTGTACAGTCGTCCTAGTATATTAGAGATGAAGAATGAGAGGATGGCAAATCGTGCCAAGGTCTATGATTTCTTGCAGGGCATTGGTATTGTTCCTGATGAGCTTGATGGGTTAGAACTTCCTGTGACAGTTGAGGTTATGAGGGAACGTGTGGATTTCCTTCACAATTTAGGGCTAACAATTGAAGACATAAACAACTACCCGCTGGTTCTTGGCTGCAGTGTGAAAAAGAATATGATACCTGTGCTTGACTACCTTGGCAAATTAGGTGTTAGGAAATCCACTTTCACAGAGTTCTTGAGAAGATACCCTCAAGTCCTCCACTCTAGTGTTGTTGTAGACCTTGCTCCAGTGGTCAAGTATCTGCAAGGCTTGGATATCAAGCCGAATGATATTCCTCGGGTTCTTGAGAGATATCCGGAAGTGTTGGGATTCAAACTTGAGGGGACCATGAGCACATCAGTGGCTTATTTGGTAGGAATTGGAGTGTCAAGAAGAGAAATTGGAGGTGTTTTAACTAGATACCCGGATATTTTGGGCATGCGAGTAGGCCGGGTGATCAAACCTTTTGTGGAATATCTTGAAAGTTTGGGTATTCCAAGATTAGCTGTAGCTAGATTGATAGAGAAGAAGCCTTACATTCTGGGATTTGGATTAGAGGAGAGGGTGAAACCAAATGTTGAATCCCTTCTAGAGTTTAGTGTTAGAAAAGAAGCACTTCCTGTAGTAGTGGCACAGTATCCTGAAATTATAGGAATAGACCTGAAACCTAAGCTTCTTGGTCAGCAGAGTTTACTCAATTCAGCTATTGACTCAAGTTCCAAGGATTTTGGCAGCATTGTTGAGAAGATGCCTCAAGTTGTGAATGCAAGTAATTCTGCTGTTACAAGGCATGTGGATTTCCTAAAAAGCTGTGGATTCTTCTTGCAGCAAGTGAGACAGATAGTAGTGGAGTGTCCCCAAGTGCTTGCATTGAATCTGGATATTATGAAATTGAGCTTTGATTACTTCCAAAGGGAGATGCAAAGGCCTCTGGATGATTTGGTTGTTTTCCCAGCTTTCTTTACTTATGGTCTGGAGTCTACAATTAAGCCAAGACACAAAATGATCGCAAGGAAGGGTTTGCAATGTTCCCTGTCATGGCTTCTTAACTGTTCTGATGAGAAGTTTAAGGAGCGGATGAACTATGACACTATCGACCTGGAAGAGATGGATGCAATGCCATCATTTGACATGAATACACTGATGGAACAAAGGAGTGATGAGTCAGCTTCTGAATATGAGGAAGACAGTGATGATGAGTATGCCTGA
- the LOC102607744 gene encoding exosome complex component RRP4 homolog — protein MRNLQLSFNQTQKVRLEKALERLESLSSKSNPNSCVTVGDTIPVYEDGILKGHGTSDQKGELAATVCGVVERINKLIYVRALRARYKPETGDIVIGRVIEVVPKRWKLEINFTQDAILMLSSMNLPDGIQRRRTAVDELNMRSIFTENDLVCAEVRSSQGDGSLQLQARNQKYGKLERGQLLTVDPYLVKRRKQHFHHLEEYGIDLIIGCNGYIWIGEHVEARDKMVVDQGSNSEQLIAKCDKNSMDLDEQDGTCTPREARQNICRIANAIRVLSRLGFNITVEVILETVNLSNSLNLDIHDMLGSEFYVLVAESEAERRSLSKRKR, from the exons ATGAGAAACTTACAGTTATCGTTCAATCAAACGCAAAAGGTGAGACTTGAAAAAGCTCTCGAAAGGCTTGAGTCTTTATCTTCAAAGTCAAACCCTAACTCCTGCGTCACCGTCGGCGACACCATCCCTGTTTACGAAGATGGCATCCTCAA GGGACACGGAACCTCGGACCAGAAGGGCGAGCTTGCTGCGACAGTCTGTGGTGTTGTCGAACGCATCAACAAGTTGATCTACGTACGCGCTTTACGCGCCAG ATACAAGCCGGAGACGGGAGACATTGTCATAGGACGTGTCATAGAG GTTGTTCCGAAGAGAtggaaattggaaataaaCTTCACACAAGATGCCATTTTGATGCTTTCTTCAATGAACTTGCCTGATGGAATTCAG AGGCGGCGAACGGCCGTGGATGAGCTCAATATGCGCAGTATTTTTACAGAAAATGACTTAGTCTGT GCTGAAGTTCGTAGTTCACAGGGTGATGGCAGTTTACAACTTCAAGCAAGAAATCAGAAGTATGGCAAG CTCGAGAGGGGTCAACTGCTCACAGTTGATCCTTATCTGGTGAAGAGACGGAAACAACATTTTCACCACCTGGAAGAGTATGGAATTGACTTGATAATTGGATGTAATGGATACATCTGGATTGGTGAGCATGTTGAAGCCAGAGACAAGATGGTGGTGGATCAAGGAAGCAATTCTGAACAACTGATCGCTAAATGTGATAAAAATTCCATGGATCTTGATGAACAAGATGGAACTTGCACTCCACGAGAAGCGAGACAGAACATTTGCAGAATTGCAAATGCTATTCGCGTCTTGTCTAGACTAGGCTTCAATATAACAGTAGAAGTGATCCTGGAAACAGTTAACCTGAGCAACTCACTGAATCTTGATATACACGACATGCTTGGATCAGAGTTCTATGTTCTGGTTGCAGAGAGTGAAGCTGAAAGGCGAAGCCTGAGCAAAAGGAAGCGATGA
- the LOC102607252 gene encoding cytochrome c-type biogenesis CcmH-like mitochondrial protein, which translates to MASNDDELKKKQMADARARNISRNVRCTDCGSQSIEDSQADIAILLRKLIRDEIQAGKTDKEVYKKLEDDFGETVLYAPKFDLQTAALWLSPLLVAGAAAGIWAYNRHRQKTNVHIMALNLVRGVPLTPKEKETMLDLLTPPPPQRPSPSSWWRRWRGQ; encoded by the exons ATGGCCAGTAAtgatgatgagttgaaaaagaaacaaatggcTGATGCCAGGGCAAGAAACATCAGTCGAAATGTCCGGTGCACTGACTGTGGGAGTCAATCCATTGAAGATTCACAAGCAGATATTGCCATTCTCCTCAGAAAG TTAATTCGTGATGAGATTCAAGCTGGGAAAACTGATAAAGAGGTTTACAAGAAGCTTGAGGATGATTTTGGGGAGACAGTACTATATGCCCCGAAGTTTGATCTGCAGACTGCAGCCTTGTGGCTATCACCG CTTCTCGTTGCAGGTGCTGCCGCAGGAATATGGGCTTACAACAGGCACAGGCAAAAGACTAATGTACACATCATGGCTTTGAACCTTGTTAGAGGTGTACCATTGACCCCGAAAGAAAAGGAAACCATGCTGGACCTCCTTACACCTCCTCCTCCTCAGCGACCTTCTCCTTCCTCCTGGTGGAGGAGGTGGCGTGGTCAATGA
- the LOC102608050 gene encoding auxin-binding protein T85 — protein sequence MARSWLIFLCLSFILLSANIEADASHCSIKGFPLVRNISELPQDNYGREGLAHITVAGSILHGMKEIEVWLQTFSPGTRTPIHRHSCEEIFIVLKGSGTLYLASSSHEKHPGKPQEHFFFANSTFHIPVNDAHQVWNTNENEDLQMLVVISRPPVKVFIYEDWSMPHTAAKLKFPYFWDEQCLQSPVKDEL from the exons ATGGCGAGGTCTTGGTTGATTTTCTTATGCTTaagtttcattttattatctgCAAATATTGAAGCTGACGCTTCACATTGCTCAATCAAGG GATTTCCACTTGTAAGGAATATCAGTGAGCTTCCCCAGGATAACTATGGAAGGGAAGGATTGGCCCACATTACTGTGGCAGGCTCAATTTTACATGGGATGAAAGAG ATTGAAGTTTGGCTGCAAACATTTTCTCCTGGAACGCGAACACCAATTCATAGGCACTCTTGTGAAGAAATTTTCATTGTCCTAAAAGGGAGTGGCACTCTCTATCTTGCCTCAAGTTCACATGAAAAGCACCCTGGAAAGCCACAAGAACATTTTTTCTTTGCAAATAGCACATTTCACATTCCTGTCAATGATGCTCACCAG GTGTGGAATACAAATGAAAACGAGGATTTGCAAATGCTTGTTGTAATATCTCGCCCGCCTGTTAAAGT GTTTATATACGAAGATTGGTCCATGCCTCATACTGCAGCAAAATTGAAGTTTCCCTACTTCTGGGATGAACAATGCCTACAATCTCCTGTAAAAGATGAGCTTTGA